The genome window TTTATCTGTTTATCTGTTTATCTGTTTATTTGTTTATCCGTAACTCCTAACTTTAAGTACTTTAGACATTTTTTTTTATTTCTCGCAAAGACGCTAAGAACGCAAAGAGATTTTTTTTATTTGTTTATCCGATACACTAACTCTAAGTACTTTAGGCACTTTAAGTACTTCTTTTTGTTTATTCGTAACACATAACTTTTACCTTTTAGTTTTTACCTTTTAGTTTTCAACTCTAAGTACTTCTTCTTGTTTATTCGTAACACATAACCTTTTACCTTTTAGTTTTTACCTTTTAGTTTTCAACTCTAAGTACTTCTTTTTGTTTATCATTTATTCTCCTTTTCGCTCTTTCAAGTCTCAAGTTCTTTAAACAATTGAGCTGTTTTTCTTTTATAAATACCAATTCCAGATAACATACTTCCTAAGACCGTTGAAATTACTCCAGGTAAAAATCCAATATAAAAAGTTTCTGTAGTTATTCTAGCTTTATAAACAGAAGGAAGCATAATTGTTGCATTTTTCGTAAAAGAACTTACATCAAGTCCTTTTTCTTGTAAATAATAAGCCAAAACAAGGGCGACCATAGTTCCAATAACAGAGCCTATTATTCCTACAAGTACCGATTCATAAATTAGTGTTTTGTAGATATGTTTTTTTTCTTCTCCAATTGCTAACCTTACACCAAATTCACCATATCTGCGTAATCCTCCTAACAAACCTGCATTCCATAGAATCAGAGACATGATAATTACAAAAACAAAAGTAATTATTGCTGAAATTTTTGATGAAAAATCAACGAACATTCCCATTTCATTTTGATCCCGTAAGCTTAGCATTTTGGGTGAAAAAATATCTGTTGAATCATTATTAATTTTATTGTAAGTTGCAATTATTTCTTCACTTTTCTCCTGATCAAAATATCCTGTTTTAAAAAATCCAAGAATTTCACTTGTAGCATTTTTCATATCTAATGCTTTTCGTATATCGGTAATGTCAACAATTATAGCTCCTTTATCTAAAATTGTAGTACCAAACTCTACCATTCCTGCAATTCTAAAGTTATACATCGACAATTCACCATACATACTTGAGCCAATAAAAGTTACTTTATCTCCTATTCCTACTTTTAACTTATTGGCAAAATTTTTACTTATCAATATTTCTCCCGGATTTTTAGGAATACTTCCTTTTTTTAATGATTTTTTAATATTCAACCTTTGAAGTTCATCACTATTTTCTGAAAACAAATCAATTCCAAATCCTGTTGTTGTACCTTGAACTCTTGTTTCTCCGTTTTTATCAGGTACATCAATTAGTCCACCAAAAAGTATTCTCTCTACCCATTGTATTTCAGGATAATTCGTTTTCAAATCATTGTTAATAGATTTTATATCCATTAGTGCCAAATCATTAGGGCGTTGATTGATATTTTTTTCATACCCATTGGTAAGTATTTTTACGTGACCTGTTGAAAAATTGGCATTAAATTCAATACTCTCACCCATAATACCTGTAAGCCAAGATTGAAATAACACAGTAAGAAAAACACCTATTGATACTACAATAATTGGTAAAACACTTCTATTTCTATCTCTTATTACTCCTTTAAATAAAAATCTAATCATTGTACTTTCCCCCTTAATGCTTCTGTTGGTTTCATTTTTGAAATTTTTCTTGATGGCCAATAACTAACTATTGTTGTAGCAATCATAACAATTAATATTGTTGTTATTACTAAGCTCACTCCATATTTAGGATACATTATTTCCGCCATAGGAAGTCCATAATCATCGCCTTCCATTGGCATAGTAATACCGGTTTTTGCTTGCCACGACAAAAATGGAATTCCGTAAATAGCTCCCATTATTAAAGCAAGTACCGAATGAAAAGCACCTTCAACGGTAAATAAACCTACCACCTGAGATTTTGTCATTCCCATTGCTACATAAGTACCAATTTCTTTTTGTCTTCTAAAAATAGAAAGGATTTGAGTATCAAAAATAGCAAGTAGAGCCAGTAAAAGCAAAATACCATAAAACACAGCCCCGCCTACAGATTTCATTTTAATAAGTTCTGTAATATCCGTTAATAAAAACTTTTGACTTTTATAAATCCAATTTTCCGTTTGCATACTTTCCATAGGCTCTTTTTGAACAAAGATAGTTGCTTCATTTTTTCCTTTCATCATTTCTTGCAAACTTTCAATTGGTATCCAAATTTGACTGTTATCAACAGTTGGAGCATTGGTTTTAAAAATACCTGTAATTTTTATATTTGTAGCATCAAAGGTTCCATTTACGTCTCTCCATCTAAGCATAACATTATCACCTATTTTAAAGTCATTTGATTTTGCCATCTTAGTTCCGATAACAGCAGGAATAAAACCATCTTCAATTAAAAATTTATCAGTAGGTATTTTAAGTATGTCCTGATTTTTATCAATTCCTTTTATCAAAATACTTTGCATCCTTCCTTCGGGGTAAATGGTTCCTTGTGTTATAAGTATAGGTGTAATATTTCCACTTTTAATATGTTTTTTAAAAGCATCAGGAATTTTTGAATGACTTTCTTCAAGAGTAAAAGGGTCAAAAGGGTCATAATTTTTATTCCATAATTGTCCACCACCATATTCCCATGCAATTAAATCAGTAGTTGCTTGAGCATCCCAGCCATCAAGCATTCCTTTGTGCCAAATAATTACAACAAAGGAAAGAGACAATACAAATACAATAAGCCATGTTCTTAAGCCGGCTCCTATTAAATTTCGATATGCTAATTTTAATGCAAGCATAATTATGTCCTCCTTATTTTTTTATAATTTCATCATTTGCAACAGCTCCATCTTCCAATTTAATTGTTCTATGCAAATAACCAATTACTTTTTCATCATGTGTAGCAAAAATAAAAGTTGTTTTTAACTCTTTGTTAAGTTTTTCCATTGTTTGAATAATGTGATGAGAATTTTCTGCATCAAGGTTTGCCGTTGGTTCATCAGCAAGTACAATTTGTGGTTT of Bacteroidota bacterium contains these proteins:
- a CDS encoding FtsX-like permease family protein, which produces MIRFLFKGVIRDRNRSVLPIIVVSIGVFLTVLFQSWLTGIMGESIEFNANFSTGHVKILTNGYEKNINQRPNDLALMDIKSINNDLKTNYPEIQWVERILFGGLIDVPDKNGETRVQGTTTGFGIDLFSENSDELQRLNIKKSLKKGSIPKNPGEILISKNFANKLKVGIGDKVTFIGSSMYGELSMYNFRIAGMVEFGTTILDKGAIIVDITDIRKALDMKNATSEILGFFKTGYFDQEKSEEIIATYNKINNDSTDIFSPKMLSLRDQNEMGMFVDFSSKISAIITFVFVIIMSLILWNAGLLGGLRRYGEFGVRLAIGEEKKHIYKTLIYESVLVGIIGSVIGTMVALVLAYYLQEKGLDVSSFTKNATIMLPSVYKARITTETFYIGFLPGVISTVLGSMLSGIGIYKRKTAQLFKELET
- a CDS encoding FtsX-like permease family protein, with the translated sequence MLALKLAYRNLIGAGLRTWLIVFVLSLSFVVIIWHKGMLDGWDAQATTDLIAWEYGGGQLWNKNYDPFDPFTLEESHSKIPDAFKKHIKSGNITPILITQGTIYPEGRMQSILIKGIDKNQDILKIPTDKFLIEDGFIPAVIGTKMAKSNDFKIGDNVMLRWRDVNGTFDATNIKITGIFKTNAPTVDNSQIWIPIESLQEMMKGKNEATIFVQKEPMESMQTENWIYKSQKFLLTDITELIKMKSVGGAVFYGILLLLALLAIFDTQILSIFRRQKEIGTYVAMGMTKSQVVGLFTVEGAFHSVLALIMGAIYGIPFLSWQAKTGITMPMEGDDYGLPMAEIMYPKYGVSLVITTILIVMIATTIVSYWPSRKISKMKPTEALRGKVQ